The following proteins are co-located in the uncultured Methanobrevibacter sp. genome:
- the tsaA gene encoding tRNA (N6-threonylcarbamoyladenosine(37)-N6)-methyltransferase TrmO: protein MDEEIIFKPVGYIKSPYEDVNNMPKSTRESGDVEAEIIINEEYLESMSSMEAGEEYMVLFHFHKSKGFKQRVPFRGNGPVKGLFSTHAPNRPNPIGISTIKIKEINGNVIRFTGVDMLNGTPVLDIKDII from the coding sequence ATGGATGAAGAAATAATTTTTAAACCTGTTGGCTACATAAAGTCCCCCTACGAGGATGTTAATAATATGCCAAAGTCCACTAGAGAATCCGGAGATGTTGAAGCGGAAATTATTATCAATGAGGAGTATCTGGAAAGCATGTCCAGCATGGAAGCCGGTGAAGAATACATGGTATTATTCCATTTTCACAAATCAAAAGGATTCAAGCAAAGAGTCCCTTTTAGAGGAAACGGCCCAGTAAAGGGATTGTTCTCAACCCATGCCCCGAATAGGCCGAATCCGATTGGAATTTCCACAATAAAAATTAAAGAGATAAACGGCAATGTCATCAGGTTTACCGGTGTTGACATGCTGAACGGCACCCCAGTACTTGACATTAAGGATATTATTTGA
- a CDS encoding HEAT repeat domain-containing protein yields the protein MSNEKDALKELRAITKNKECWKENTDNVASKLNENYSSNVKAKALWILGEMGLKYPEEIEGYVRDIVCYMEDENPKLRERSTNAIGRIGRADKNLILPT from the coding sequence ATGTCAAATGAAAAAGATGCACTAAAAGAATTAAGAGCTATAACAAAAAATAAGGAATGCTGGAAAGAAAATACTGACAATGTTGCCAGCAAATTGAATGAAAATTATTCGTCAAACGTTAAGGCAAAGGCATTATGGATTCTTGGAGAGATGGGACTGAAGTACCCTGAAGAGATAGAAGGATATGTCAGAGATATTGTCTGCTACATGGAAGACGAAAATCCCAAATTGCGGGAAAGATCAACAAATGCAATAGGAAGAATCGGCAGGGCAGATAAAAATCTGATACTCCCCACTTAG
- a CDS encoding type II toxin-antitoxin system RelE/ParE family toxin: protein MPSENNPEVQYELFEDKKAIKFMDNHSDDEKLIKRIYDKYSQLSIDPYKEAESSFKSKKCPKCKKTRVGNYRIIYFIKESTKEVEIIDIGPRRSIYKKWN, encoded by the coding sequence ATGCCATCAGAAAATAATCCTGAAGTACAATATGAACTTTTTGAAGATAAAAAAGCAATAAAGTTCATGGATAATCATTCTGATGATGAAAAACTGATAAAAAGAATATATGATAAATATTCTCAATTATCAATTGATCCATATAAAGAAGCAGAAAGTTCATTTAAAAGCAAAAAATGTCCGAAATGTAAAAAAACAAGAGTGGGCAACTATAGGATTATATATTTCATCAAGGAATCAACTAAAGAGGTTGAAATAATTGATATTGGTCCTAGAAGGTCCATCTATAAAAAATGGAATTAA
- a CDS encoding M48 family metallopeptidase encodes MDKNAKYFILAILLIANLIYQCTYNFSLWNIFTSSLVIIILVYQFADIPQNKISKFLTYVMMVVCLIETYIGIKNNDWLLAYGYFGFLLLLLWVCLEPTLDMLARFFLRHNHFSTALKFANCSIFIFGKKSYILAVKGSALNTLKRYDEALVSLEESEKLGYDHPFLYANLGYCNSYLGNYEKALDYFKLASEVEPNEFGHLYAISKISIGLGNYDEALYYINKARELNENDELLDELIEDIDNLSD; translated from the coding sequence ATGGACAAAAATGCAAAATATTTCATTCTAGCTATATTACTGATTGCGAATTTAATTTACCAATGCACTTATAATTTTAGTTTATGGAATATTTTCACATCTTCCCTAGTAATCATCATTCTGGTTTACCAGTTTGCCGATATCCCCCAAAATAAAATTTCTAAATTCCTAACATATGTAATGATGGTTGTTTGTCTTATTGAAACTTATATCGGAATAAAAAACAATGACTGGCTTTTAGCATACGGATATTTTGGTTTTTTATTGCTTTTGCTCTGGGTATGCCTCGAACCTACATTAGACATGCTGGCCAGATTCTTTTTAAGACACAATCATTTTTCAACAGCTTTAAAATTTGCAAACTGTTCCATATTCATATTTGGAAAGAAATCTTACATTTTAGCCGTCAAAGGGAGTGCTTTAAACACGCTCAAACGCTACGATGAGGCATTAGTTAGCCTGGAAGAATCCGAGAAACTAGGATATGACCATCCGTTCCTTTATGCAAATCTAGGTTATTGCAACAGTTATCTGGGAAATTATGAAAAAGCACTAGATTACTTCAAATTAGCATCGGAGGTTGAACCTAATGAATTTGGACATTTATATGCCATTTCCAAAATATCAATTGGATTGGGAAACTACGATGAAGCATTATATTATATAAATAAGGCACGTGAATTAAATGAGAATGATGAATTGTTGGATGAGCTAATTGAAGACATTGATAATCTATCCGATTAA
- a CDS encoding tRNA threonylcarbamoyladenosine dehydratase, protein MDEKFSRTEMLIGNDGMDKLSDAKVAIFGLGGVGSFVCEGLARSGIGNFVLVDFDKIDESNINRQLIATVDTIGKHKVDVMAERIHKINPDANVETYKEFYMADCEIDIITKDLSYAVDCVDTIMAKIAIICKCDELGVPVISSMGTGNKLDPTMFEVADIYETSVCPLARIMKKDLRKRNIEKCKVVYSQEHAINTNDHPINKDLKFKVKGSVSFVPSVAGLTIAGEVIKDIAGK, encoded by the coding sequence ATGGATGAAAAGTTTTCAAGAACAGAAATGTTAATTGGAAATGACGGAATGGACAAATTGAGCGATGCCAAAGTTGCCATTTTCGGACTTGGCGGCGTAGGCTCTTTTGTCTGTGAAGGACTTGCAAGAAGCGGAATAGGGAATTTTGTTTTGGTTGACTTTGACAAGATAGATGAAAGCAACATCAACAGACAGCTAATTGCAACCGTTGATACAATAGGAAAGCATAAAGTTGACGTGATGGCTGAAAGAATCCATAAAATCAATCCGGATGCGAATGTTGAAACATATAAGGAATTCTACATGGCCGACTGTGAAATAGACATCATTACCAAAGATTTGTCCTATGCCGTTGACTGCGTGGATACGATAATGGCGAAAATCGCAATTATCTGCAAATGTGATGAACTTGGCGTTCCTGTAATCTCATCAATGGGAACCGGTAACAAGTTGGATCCGACCATGTTTGAAGTTGCAGACATTTATGAAACTTCCGTATGCCCGCTTGCCAGAATAATGAAAAAGGACCTTAGAAAAAGAAATATTGAAAAATGTAAGGTCGTATATTCACAGGAACATGCAATAAACACCAATGACCATCCGATAAATAAGGACCTGAAATTCAAGGTGAAAGGAAGCGTTTCATTTGTGCCGTCTGTAGCCGGACTTACAATTGCAGGTGAAGTGATAAAAGATATTGCAGGCAAATAG